A window from Shewanella livingstonensis encodes these proteins:
- a CDS encoding bifunctional tRNA (adenosine(37)-C2)-methyltransferase TrmG/ribosomal RNA large subunit methyltransferase RlmN, with product MSEKKINLLNLDRKGLRALFSDMGEKPFRADQLMKWIYHFGVTDFEEMNNINKVLRGKLAAKCEIVAPEISNFQKSADGTIKFAIDVGQGQEVETVYIPEEDRATLCVSSQVGCALECTFCSTGQQGFNRNLTVSEIVGQVWRVSQFLGFHKDTGDRPISNVVMMGMGEPLLNLANVIPAMDIMLDDFGFSLSKRRVTLSTSGVVPALDKLGDSIDVALAVSIHAPNDELRDVLVPVNKKYPLQEFLAAIRRYLEKSNANRGRVTVEYVMLDHINDSTDQAHELAMLMKDTPCKINLIPFNPYPGSPYGRSSNSRIDRFSKVLMEHGLTVIVRKTRGDDIDAACGQLAGDIRDRTKRLAKKQMQQNQISVTME from the coding sequence ATGAGCGAAAAGAAAATCAATTTATTAAATCTTGATCGTAAAGGACTGCGAGCATTGTTCAGTGATATGGGCGAAAAACCGTTTCGTGCCGATCAGTTAATGAAGTGGATTTATCACTTTGGCGTCACTGACTTTGAAGAAATGAACAATATAAACAAAGTATTACGTGGTAAATTAGCTGCGAAATGCGAAATTGTTGCACCTGAAATTTCTAATTTTCAAAAGTCTGCTGATGGCACAATTAAATTTGCTATCGATGTTGGCCAGGGCCAAGAAGTCGAAACGGTATACATTCCGGAAGAAGACCGCGCGACATTATGTGTATCCTCGCAAGTGGGTTGCGCATTAGAGTGTACCTTCTGTTCTACCGGCCAACAAGGTTTTAACCGTAATCTAACAGTATCGGAGATCGTTGGCCAAGTCTGGAGAGTATCGCAATTTTTAGGTTTCCATAAAGACACTGGCGATAGACCTATTTCTAACGTGGTGATGATGGGTATGGGCGAGCCTTTGCTTAACCTTGCTAATGTGATCCCTGCAATGGATATCATGCTAGATGACTTTGGCTTTAGTTTATCTAAACGCCGCGTGACATTATCAACCTCTGGCGTAGTACCAGCGCTTGATAAATTAGGTGACTCAATAGACGTTGCTTTAGCGGTTAGTATTCATGCGCCTAATGATGAACTGCGTGATGTGTTAGTTCCCGTTAATAAAAAATATCCGCTGCAAGAATTTTTAGCGGCTATTCGTCGTTATTTAGAAAAATCTAATGCAAATCGTGGCCGAGTGACGGTTGAGTATGTGATGCTTGATCATATCAATGACAGCACAGATCAAGCGCATGAACTGGCCATGTTAATGAAAGATACTCCATGTAAGATTAACTTAATTCCGTTTAACCCGTATCCTGGTTCTCCTTACGGTCGTTCATCTAACTCTCGTATAGATCGTTTCTCTAAAGTGTTGATGGAACACGGTCTAACAGTGATAGTGCGTAAAACACGTGGTGATGATATTGATGCTGCTTGTGGTCAATTAGCGGGTGATATCCGTGATAGAACAAAGCGTTTAGCAAAAAAACAAATGCAACAGAATCAGATTTCAGTCACAATGGAATAA
- the pilW gene encoding type IV pilus biogenesis/stability protein PilW, whose translation MKQGMQKVILISLVALSVTACVTERTYTGTDTPVAERKFNKQGAARERMQLGLTYLNRGNSEQAKYNLNKAVEYAPNISEVHMAMAYYYQTVGDIERTEESYNKAISLDDVTGDARNNFGVFLCQQNKFVESEKMFLAAIDTPKYTRTASSYENLGVCSRKAGDKEKARQYFNMALKYDQRRQVTFLELTELAMEDADYGSAREQLARYHRVASESAESLALGIKIERAANDVEAVKRFGILLIAKFPASPQAKNYRANLN comes from the coding sequence ATGAAGCAAGGAATGCAAAAGGTTATTCTGATTAGTTTAGTTGCCTTATCTGTCACTGCTTGTGTGACTGAGCGTACTTATACGGGGACTGATACCCCTGTAGCTGAACGTAAGTTTAATAAGCAGGGGGCTGCTAGAGAACGTATGCAACTTGGGCTAACGTATCTAAATCGTGGTAATAGTGAACAAGCGAAGTATAATTTAAACAAAGCAGTTGAATATGCGCCGAATATCAGTGAAGTTCATATGGCAATGGCTTATTATTATCAGACGGTTGGTGATATAGAGCGTACGGAAGAGTCATATAACAAAGCGATTAGCCTTGATGATGTAACCGGAGATGCTCGGAATAATTTCGGGGTATTTTTGTGTCAGCAAAACAAGTTTGTCGAGTCTGAAAAAATGTTTCTTGCGGCAATTGATACACCTAAATATACCCGTACAGCATCGAGCTATGAAAACCTGGGCGTATGCAGTCGCAAAGCGGGTGATAAAGAAAAAGCGCGACAGTATTTTAATATGGCGTTAAAGTATGATCAAAGACGTCAAGTAACGTTTTTAGAGTTAACCGAGTTAGCCATGGAAGATGCTGACTACGGCAGTGCGCGCGAACAACTCGCAAGATACCATCGAGTTGCTAGCGAATCAGCAGAAAGTTTAGCCTTAGGGATTAAGATTGAGCGGGCGGCAAACGATGTAGAAGCCGTAAAACGATTTGGCATTTTACTTATTGCGAAATTTCCTGCATCACCACAAGCCAAAAATTATAGAGCTAACCTGAATTAA
- a CDS encoding RodZ domain-containing protein has product MTNEFEVEQDVEKASLLKDVVTAGAILKAAREAKGISIETVATQLHLRPKIINDLENDIFVNIASTTYVRGYIKNYARVVNADISQIQLCLSHQLPEIVAPVMQSFSRKTTHQARNSRLNFVTYLIIAVLIAMLVLWWVQKSSLLTSVDLSQPTVEEIAAVSNMPEPQQIIRSESSQSSGNEQGSEGYDSATDLANKAAIAAEDKLIQSAQDSANAAQQLPAVNSAGANTDSAAIATESTNTIIAGTESVLTIELSGDCWVNVTDANGKVMVDGVKNAAQRIEVRGLKPFKVILGAPQVASISLDGNNISLAEFANGRVARLTLPKAS; this is encoded by the coding sequence ATGACTAATGAATTCGAAGTAGAACAAGACGTAGAAAAAGCGTCATTGTTAAAGGATGTTGTTACTGCCGGCGCCATTTTAAAAGCGGCTCGCGAAGCAAAGGGGATCTCAATTGAGACCGTAGCAACCCAATTGCATTTACGTCCTAAGATCATCAATGATCTTGAAAATGACATTTTTGTTAATATAGCTTCTACCACTTATGTTAGAGGTTACATTAAAAATTATGCCCGCGTAGTGAATGCTGATATTAGCCAAATTCAACTATGCTTAAGCCATCAGTTGCCTGAGATTGTTGCACCTGTAATGCAAAGTTTCTCACGTAAAACAACTCATCAAGCCCGTAATAGTCGACTTAATTTTGTGACTTATCTTATTATTGCTGTATTGATTGCAATGCTAGTGTTGTGGTGGGTGCAAAAGTCATCGCTACTCACAAGTGTTGACTTATCACAGCCAACAGTTGAAGAGATAGCTGCTGTAAGCAACATGCCGGAACCACAGCAGATTATTAGAAGCGAATCATCACAATCTAGTGGTAATGAGCAAGGTAGCGAAGGTTACGATAGTGCAACAGATTTAGCCAATAAGGCTGCAATAGCCGCTGAAGATAAGCTAATCCAATCTGCACAAGATTCTGCCAATGCGGCACAGCAATTACCTGCTGTTAATAGCGCGGGTGCAAATACTGACTCTGCAGCTATAGCTACAGAGTCAACAAACACAATTATAGCCGGTACAGAAAGTGTATTGACCATTGAACTCTCAGGTGACTGCTGGGTTAATGTGACTGATGCTAATGGTAAAGTGATGGTTGATGGCGTGAAAAATGCGGCACAACGAATTGAAGTCCGTGGTCTTAAACCTTTTAAAGTGATTCTGGGTGCACCTCAAGTAGCCAGTATCAGCCTCGATGGCAATAACATCAGTTTAGCTGAGTTTGCCAACGGTCGAGTAGCAAGATTAACCCTGCCTAAAGCGTCATAA